The following are from one region of the Tachyglossus aculeatus isolate mTacAcu1 unplaced genomic scaffold, mTacAcu1.pri scaffold_89_arrow_ctg1, whole genome shotgun sequence genome:
- the LOC119924237 gene encoding LOW QUALITY PROTEIN: ankyrin repeat domain-containing protein 10-like (The sequence of the model RefSeq protein was modified relative to this genomic sequence to represent the inferred CDS: inserted 2 bases in 1 codon) codes for MVAGGAGGVETGFSREELLTLRFPLHCACRDGDLAALCSLLQHRSRAHLATENSFYGWTPVHWAAHFGTLECLTQLVRAGXLNDCTIRFAQTPAHIAAFGGHPHCLTRLIHAGTNINELPTNIHNLFACNTSNGVKFYP; via the exons ATGGTGGCGGGGGGAGCGGGCGGCGTGGAGACGGGATTCTCCAGAGAGGAGCTGCTGACGCTCCGCTTCCCGCTGCACTGCGCCTGCCGGGACGGGGACCTGGCAGCGCTCTGCTCGCTGCTCCAGCACAGGTCCCGCGCCCACCTGGCCACCGAGAACTCTTTCTACGGCTGGACGCCCGTGCACTGGGCCGCGCACTTCGGGACGTTGGAGTGCTTGACACAGCTCGTGAGAGCCGG GCTCAACGACTGTACCATCCGGTTTGCCCAGACTCCGGCCCACATCGCCGCTTTTGGCGGACACCCGCACTGCCTGACCAGGCTGATTCACGCAGGAACCAACATTAACgaactgccca CAAATATACATAACCTGTTTGCTTGTAACACCAGTAATGGTGTGAAATTTTATCCGTAA